The Pedosphaera parvula Ellin514 DNA segment TCTTCGATCAGGGCCAGGGTGCGGTGGCGAAGCTGCAGGCGGAGTATCACAAGGCGCAAAGGGAGTTGGAAGCGATGGCGGTAAACATTCGCTCGGAAGTGCGGGAAGCCAGGGATTTACTGATCATGAACCGGGATCTGGCGCGGTATTACGGCCAAACACTGCTGCCACAACGGATGCGCATCGTGAGTGAAACCCTGGTGCAATACAACGCGATGCAGGAAGGAACTTTTGAATTGCTGACAGCGAAGGAGCAGGAGATTCAGGCGGAACGCGAATACGTGGAGGCGTGGCGGGATTATTGGATTGCCAGAGTTGAGTTGGCGCGGGCGGTGGGAGGAAAATTGAATTTCAAAAACGACGCGCCGCTTACGAATCAGAAGGAGAAGGCCAATTCGACGGAAACGGAACATAACCATCATCATTAAATTTGTTTTATGATTACGCGAAGAAAATTTGTGGTTGGAGCGGCGGCGATTACCGCCAGCTCGGCGGTGATATCGAAATTAGACGCGACCGCGACCAATGCACCTCATGCTGAGAGAGCGCCGCAAGGAGAAAGTGTAAGTCAGGAGTCGTTGCCGCCCGGCGAACCGGGCAGGGACTATACGCCGGTGATTACGCCCAACAATGTGAGCCTGCCGTGGAAGTTGGTGGATGGCGTGAAGGTATATCACTTGATCGCAGAGCCGGTGAGACATGAGATTGCGCCGGGGTTGGTGATTGAGGGTTGGGGTTACAACGGGCGCATCCATGGGCCGACGATTGAAGCAGTGGAAGGGGATCGGGTGCGGTTTTACGTGACGAACAAACTGCCGGCACCGACATCGATTCATTGGCATGGGATTTTGCTGCCCAATGGGATGGATGGCGTTTCGGGATTGACGCAGAAAGGGATTCAACCGGGGGAGACTTTCAAATACGAGTTCACGCTGCGGCAGCATGGAACGCATATGTATCATCCGCACCATGACGAGATGACGCAGATTGCGATGGGGATGATGGGGCTGTTTATCATTCATCCGCGTCATCCCCAGGGACCGCGGCCAGATCGGGATTTTGCCCTGCTGACGAGTGAATGGCGCATCGATGTGGGAACGTCGCGCCCCAATCCGAATGAGATGACCGACTTCAATATTTTCACCTTCAACGCCAAAGCATTTCCGGGGACCGAACCATTGGTGGCGAAATTGGGGGATCGTGTTCGCATCCGGTTGGGCAACACGGGGGCAATGAGTCATCATCCGATTCATCTGCACGGGTATCAATTCAAAGTGACGGGAACGGACGGTGGGCAGACTCCGGAGTCCGCACAACGGCCGGATACCACGACGCTGGTGCCGGTGGGGACGACGCGGACGTTGGACTTCGTGGCGAATGCGCCGGGCGATTGGGCGCTGCATTGTCACATGACGCATCATACGATGAATCAAATGGGGCATCGTTTCCCAAATTTGATCGGGATCAACACTGAGGGTTTGGGCAAAAAGATTGGCCGACTGTTGCCGGGTTATATGACCATGGGAACTGAAGGGATGGGTGACATGGGAGAGATGGGGATGAAAACGCCGAAGAACAGCATCCCGATGGTCGGGGCGGATGGACCATTTGATTACATCACGATGGGAGGTCTCTTTACCATGCTCAAAGTGCGTGAAGGAATTGCGAGCTATGCTGATCCGGGCTGGTATCAGCATCCACCGGGAACGGTGGCGGAGATCGCTTCGGATGAAGATTTAAAAAAGGATGGCATCGAAATGGGAGTGGCAATGAAAACGGCTGCGCTTCCAGTCAAGGACGATGCCTGGTGTGATACAAAGGCATTTGCACAAGCTCGCGTCAAATGAGCGGCGGGTCATACCTGAAATAAAACGAACCAGATCCGAGGCGGAACCAACGCCGGGCATATTATACCGAATGCCAAAATTAATTTCCGGAATGGGGAAAAGAACTGGATGGCAGGAGGCGATAAGCCTGATGAAGGTGGAGACTGAAAAAGCCATGGCCTTGGGGAGGAGGAACTTCGTTAGTCATTGGTACAGGGTGCTTTTGATTTGAGGCGGCGTTGTCGGTCTGGTCGCTATCTACGGATAGCGCCTGCGACCTCCGCCTTGCCTCAAACCAAAATCCCTCCTGCCATCCGGAAATTTCTTTTGGCATTCGGTATAGGATATGGCTCTGTCCGGAGAGTCTGGGATTTGGTTTAAGTAACCGGTGACCTTGCAATTCTGACGAAGGCACGCTTTAAGCTTCTTCAACAAC contains these protein-coding regions:
- a CDS encoding multicopper oxidase family protein codes for the protein MITRRKFVVGAAAITASSAVISKLDATATNAPHAERAPQGESVSQESLPPGEPGRDYTPVITPNNVSLPWKLVDGVKVYHLIAEPVRHEIAPGLVIEGWGYNGRIHGPTIEAVEGDRVRFYVTNKLPAPTSIHWHGILLPNGMDGVSGLTQKGIQPGETFKYEFTLRQHGTHMYHPHHDEMTQIAMGMMGLFIIHPRHPQGPRPDRDFALLTSEWRIDVGTSRPNPNEMTDFNIFTFNAKAFPGTEPLVAKLGDRVRIRLGNTGAMSHHPIHLHGYQFKVTGTDGGQTPESAQRPDTTTLVPVGTTRTLDFVANAPGDWALHCHMTHHTMNQMGHRFPNLIGINTEGLGKKIGRLLPGYMTMGTEGMGDMGEMGMKTPKNSIPMVGADGPFDYITMGGLFTMLKVREGIASYADPGWYQHPPGTVAEIASDEDLKKDGIEMGVAMKTAALPVKDDAWCDTKAFAQARVK